A stretch of the Leptospirillum ferriphilum genome encodes the following:
- a CDS encoding Gfo/Idh/MocA family protein produces the protein MGLRVGVVGVGYLGQHHARVLSELSDVEMVGVYDVDPGRAEEVASRIRVRAHASIDSLVRECDAVSVVTPTLYHLPVIEEIFSIASPHVFLEKPIADTREHGQRIIDIAKKHNVLLQIGHIERFNPGLEAILESRPRPAYIEAQRLSAFGLRGTDVPVVVDLMIHDIDIILTLVNSPISTMRVVGTPVITPHIDIANAWIEFENGCLAQVLGSRVSMEKLRKFRVFDREGRYFSLNFDTRELSEAKVSLRPGALPQIERGKRVFEAEEPLKKELRSFVDAIRQGRPVKVSGEDGLRALEVALEVNRLAEESLKRFQQIPSD, from the coding sequence ATGGGATTGAGGGTCGGAGTTGTCGGAGTCGGTTATCTGGGACAGCATCATGCAAGGGTGTTGTCGGAACTGTCGGACGTCGAAATGGTGGGAGTGTATGATGTCGATCCCGGACGGGCGGAGGAAGTGGCGTCTCGCATCAGGGTTCGGGCCCATGCCTCCATCGATTCCCTGGTCAGGGAGTGTGATGCTGTTTCCGTTGTCACTCCCACCCTGTATCATCTGCCCGTGATCGAAGAGATCTTTTCCATCGCGTCTCCCCATGTCTTTCTGGAAAAGCCGATCGCCGACACGCGTGAACATGGCCAGCGCATCATTGATATTGCCAAGAAGCATAATGTTCTTCTGCAGATCGGTCATATCGAACGCTTCAACCCCGGACTGGAAGCCATTCTTGAATCGCGTCCCAGACCGGCGTATATCGAAGCCCAGAGATTGTCGGCCTTCGGTCTTCGGGGAACGGATGTTCCCGTGGTCGTGGACCTCATGATTCACGATATCGATATCATCCTGACCCTCGTGAACTCCCCGATTTCGACCATGCGTGTGGTGGGAACGCCCGTCATCACTCCTCACATCGATATTGCCAACGCCTGGATCGAATTTGAGAACGGATGCCTCGCCCAGGTTCTGGGGAGCCGGGTTTCCATGGAAAAACTCCGGAAGTTCCGGGTGTTCGACCGGGAAGGACGCTACTTTTCCCTGAACTTTGACACCCGTGAACTTTCGGAAGCCAAGGTTTCCCTCCGTCCGGGGGCTCTTCCCCAGATCGAACGGGGAAAACGCGTGTTCGAAGCGGAAGAACCCCTTAAGAAAGAATTGCGGTCTTTTGTAGATGCAATTCGGCAGGGAAGGCCGGTCAAGGTGTCCGGAGAGGACGGTCTTCGGGCCCTCGAAGTCGCTCTTGAAGTCAATCGTCTTGCAGAAGAGAGTCTGAAACGGTTTCAGCAGATTCCTTCGGACTGA
- a CDS encoding arsenite methyltransferase has product MSESGGSLSNAQSNDSVRQAVRQQYGRVAAGDEGCGSGQGGYDAPMANAAIVSQRLGYTAEDVRFVPSGANMGLGCGNPQAIANLKSGETVLDLGSGGGFDCFLAVRQVGDSGHVIGVDMTPEMVSKARDNAEKSGYQNVEFRLGEIESLPVADDTVDVIISNCVINLSPDKPRVFSEAYRVLKPGGRLAISDIVAFAELPEVARQDMTLYTGCMAGASMVSDVEAMLRASGFTGIRVAPKDESKSFIRDWAPGTDITEYVVSATIEAVKPAT; this is encoded by the coding sequence ATCTCGGAAAGTGGCGGTAGTCTTTCGAATGCCCAATCAAACGACAGCGTGCGTCAGGCCGTGCGCCAGCAATATGGCCGGGTGGCGGCAGGTGATGAAGGTTGTGGCTCTGGCCAGGGGGGCTACGATGCGCCGATGGCCAACGCCGCCATCGTATCACAGAGACTCGGGTACACGGCCGAGGATGTCCGTTTTGTGCCTTCGGGCGCGAACATGGGGTTGGGGTGTGGCAACCCGCAGGCGATAGCAAACCTGAAGTCCGGCGAAACGGTACTTGATCTTGGTAGCGGCGGAGGGTTCGACTGCTTTCTTGCCGTGCGCCAGGTAGGCGATTCAGGCCATGTGATCGGCGTCGACATGACGCCTGAGATGGTTTCTAAGGCGCGGGATAACGCGGAAAAGAGCGGCTACCAGAACGTTGAATTCCGCCTCGGCGAAATCGAGAGCTTACCAGTAGCGGATGACACAGTGGACGTGATTATTTCAAACTGTGTCATCAATCTGTCGCCAGATAAGCCCCGTGTATTCAGCGAGGCGTATCGCGTCCTAAAGCCGGGTGGCCGGTTGGCAATTTCGGATATCGTTGCCTTCGCCGAGTTGCCGGAGGTAGCCCGGCAAGACATGACGCTTTATACAGGCTGTATGGCCGGTGCTTCCATGGTGTCGGATGTCGAAGCGATGTTGCGGGCGAGCGGATTTACAGGAATTCGCGTGGCCCCGAAAGACGAGAGTAAATCGTTCATTCGCGATTGGGCACCGGGAACGGATATCACGGAATACGTTGTATCGGCAACCATTGAGGCCGTCAAACCGGCAACCTAA
- a CDS encoding LpxI family protein: protein MKIIPVITDKKLFSYGHIEPENASASSFHSFPPPGPIGLVAGNGLFPNLFLDSARKKGYEVIVVAHRGETDPSVESFGVPVRWIRVGQLDPIFKTFHEHGVKAAAFAGGIKKPRLFDLRPDWRGVRILARVAVNHDDQVLRALADEFEQESIRIVPSTWLLPELTTPEGVLGVHHPTEAEREDIRIGLEAGKVLGKLDVGQCVVVKEKVILALEAIEGTDETIRRGARFTSPGIVVVKMAKPGQDLRFDLPSVGMKTLELMAEVGGRVLALEAGKSLILDTGHFLETADRYGICVLGVTWD from the coding sequence ATGAAAATCATTCCGGTGATAACTGACAAGAAGCTTTTTTCTTACGGACACATAGAGCCGGAGAACGCATCCGCTTCCTCCTTCCATTCTTTTCCGCCCCCGGGGCCAATCGGTCTTGTTGCGGGGAATGGTCTTTTTCCGAATCTTTTTCTGGACTCCGCCCGAAAAAAGGGGTATGAGGTGATCGTCGTTGCGCATCGGGGGGAGACCGATCCCTCGGTGGAGTCTTTCGGGGTTCCGGTGCGCTGGATTCGGGTCGGGCAACTCGATCCCATCTTCAAGACGTTCCATGAACATGGCGTGAAGGCCGCCGCTTTTGCGGGAGGAATCAAAAAACCCCGCCTTTTTGATCTCCGCCCGGATTGGCGTGGTGTCCGGATATTGGCCAGGGTGGCCGTTAATCACGATGATCAGGTTTTGAGGGCTCTTGCCGATGAGTTCGAGCAGGAGTCTATCCGGATTGTACCCTCCACCTGGCTTCTCCCCGAATTGACAACTCCCGAAGGGGTCCTGGGTGTCCACCATCCCACGGAGGCTGAAAGAGAGGACATCCGAATCGGACTCGAAGCGGGAAAGGTTCTGGGGAAGCTGGATGTCGGCCAGTGTGTCGTCGTGAAAGAAAAGGTGATTCTGGCTCTGGAAGCGATCGAAGGCACCGATGAGACGATCCGGCGGGGAGCCCGTTTTACTTCCCCGGGGATCGTTGTCGTGAAAATGGCCAAGCCGGGGCAGGATCTGCGGTTTGATCTTCCTTCGGTCGGCATGAAAACACTGGAGCTCATGGCCGAAGTCGGGGGTCGGGTTCTGGCGCTGGAGGCAGGAAAATCCCTGATACTGGACACAGGGCATTTTCTGGAAACGGCAGACCGGTATGGTATTTGTGTTCTGGGGGTCACATGGGATTGA
- the lpxA gene encoding acyl-ACP--UDP-N-acetylglucosamine O-acyltransferase, translating into MSRSESRLTGEAGEGEVFIHPSAEVSSEVELGPGVYIGPFCVLKGKITVGSGTRFLSHVVIDGNTTIGKDNLFYPFSSAGLPPQDLKYRGEPSRVVIGDRNTIRESVTIHRGTEGGGMLTRIGDQNLLMANCHVAHDCHLGSRIVMANAANLAGHIIIEDGAIIGGLTGIHQFVRIGTLSMVGGMSGIPKDVPPYVWASGNRAYLYGLNLEGLKRARLSPDTISLLKKAYQLLFRSSLPQKEALDRVRKEIPSGPEIDHLVEFIEKSGRGVLTAPKSSSHENHSGDN; encoded by the coding sequence GTGAGCCGGTCGGAGTCTCGTTTGACGGGAGAGGCCGGGGAGGGGGAGGTTTTTATACATCCCTCTGCCGAAGTGTCTTCGGAGGTTGAACTGGGGCCAGGCGTTTATATCGGACCGTTCTGTGTCCTGAAAGGAAAGATCACGGTCGGCTCCGGAACCCGCTTCCTGTCCCATGTGGTCATCGATGGAAACACGACGATCGGAAAAGACAATCTCTTCTATCCTTTTTCTTCCGCCGGACTTCCTCCCCAGGACCTGAAATACCGGGGAGAACCGAGCCGCGTCGTGATCGGAGACAGAAACACCATCCGGGAGTCCGTCACCATTCACCGGGGAACCGAGGGAGGCGGGATGCTGACGCGCATTGGCGACCAGAATCTTCTGATGGCCAATTGCCATGTGGCGCACGATTGCCATCTGGGGTCGCGGATCGTGATGGCAAATGCGGCCAATCTTGCCGGACATATCATCATCGAGGACGGGGCCATTATCGGGGGGCTCACCGGAATTCACCAGTTCGTCCGTATCGGAACTCTTTCAATGGTCGGAGGGATGAGCGGAATTCCGAAGGATGTTCCTCCCTATGTCTGGGCTTCGGGAAATCGCGCCTATCTGTATGGGCTGAACCTGGAAGGTCTGAAACGGGCCCGTCTGTCTCCGGATACGATTTCCCTTTTGAAGAAAGCCTACCAGCTCCTTTTTCGCTCCTCCCTTCCCCAGAAAGAAGCGCTCGACAGAGTCCGGAAAGAAATCCCGTCCGGCCCGGAAATCGATCATCTGGTCGAATTTATTGAAAAATCCGGACGAGGAGTCCTGACGGCCCCGAAATCGAGCTCCCATGAAAATCATTCCGGTGATAACTGA
- a CDS encoding OmpH family outer membrane protein, producing the protein MNFERKSFKPLVFAMMIAMGLLFSGFFRSAEASDVVGVVDVLKAFRQTDLGKSIQSHLKEFEKKKAEGIQAERHELQAEQKRIQQQMGVISKDALKAKELSFQQKVQDYRKKLQKIQTEVASENAVEIRKFLDALSHATVAVGKRYGFQVVLAEHPIRIPMGPQPPAFSSPRILYMNPKADLTESVIQYINKNNPVGSGQ; encoded by the coding sequence ATGAACTTCGAGCGGAAATCTTTCAAGCCTTTGGTTTTTGCGATGATGATTGCAATGGGACTCCTGTTTTCAGGATTTTTTCGTTCGGCAGAGGCTTCAGACGTGGTCGGTGTCGTCGATGTCCTGAAAGCATTCCGCCAGACGGATCTTGGAAAATCCATCCAGTCCCATCTGAAAGAATTTGAAAAGAAGAAAGCGGAAGGGATCCAGGCGGAACGTCACGAGTTACAGGCGGAACAAAAAAGGATTCAGCAGCAGATGGGTGTGATCAGCAAGGATGCTTTGAAGGCGAAGGAATTATCCTTCCAGCAGAAGGTTCAGGATTACCGGAAGAAGCTCCAGAAAATCCAGACCGAAGTGGCGTCAGAAAACGCGGTGGAAATCCGGAAGTTTCTGGATGCCCTGTCTCATGCGACCGTGGCGGTCGGAAAGAGATACGGGTTTCAGGTCGTTCTGGCCGAGCATCCTATCCGCATCCCGATGGGGCCGCAACCTCCCGCCTTTTCCTCTCCCCGGATCCTTTATATGAATCCAAAGGCCGATTTGACGGAGTCCGTCATTCAGTACATCAACAAGAATAATCCGGTTGGAAGCGGGCAATGA
- the sigZ gene encoding RNA polymerase sigma factor SigZ has translation MEQGTDFWQEYESRLRSYISRRVRETDVVDDIVQNIFIKSRTSLHTVKSHGSIAAWLFRIAANAIADHYRSLKPWNELPDDLAAPEPERDYVAELATCLQPLIADLPETYRSALVLSELKGLPQKEMANRLGISLSGAKSRVQRGREKLRQRLLDCCDIETGPCGITGYEPRNKNRKCDCD, from the coding sequence ATGGAACAGGGGACCGATTTCTGGCAAGAATACGAGTCACGATTGCGGAGTTACATTTCCAGGCGGGTAAGAGAGACCGATGTGGTTGACGACATTGTCCAGAATATATTCATCAAGTCCCGCACGAGCCTGCATACGGTTAAATCACATGGCAGCATCGCGGCCTGGTTGTTCCGCATTGCCGCAAACGCCATAGCCGACCACTACCGGTCGCTGAAACCGTGGAATGAGCTTCCTGATGACCTCGCGGCACCCGAGCCAGAACGTGATTATGTCGCCGAGTTGGCGACCTGCCTTCAGCCATTGATCGCGGATCTGCCAGAGACTTACCGATCAGCCCTTGTACTATCGGAGCTAAAGGGCCTGCCCCAGAAAGAGATGGCCAATCGTCTGGGCATTTCCCTCTCTGGGGCAAAATCCAGGGTACAACGAGGGCGCGAGAAGCTACGCCAGCGTTTGCTTGATTGCTGTGATATAGAAACCGGACCCTGTGGCATCACCGGATATGAACCGCGCAACAAAAACCGCAAGTGCGACTGCGATTGA
- the lpxD gene encoding UDP-3-O-(3-hydroxymyristoyl)glucosamine N-acyltransferase: protein MILSEIASLVGGHLTGPESAFDKQILGVRSMLEAGPQDLTFLANPKYRGELSKIQAGAILLSEPSPGLSIPQIVVPDPYLALARVMQVFYPLPSPRQGVHPQAHISGNVFIEDPVEVGPAAVILEGSRIGAGTVIGPGVFIGARVVIGKGCYLHPGVVVREDCRIGNRVIIQPNAVIGSDGFGYAADPQGHRHKIPQIGRVTIGDDVEIGANTTIDRATFGETVIGAGTKIDNLVQIAHNVRIGEDCVIVAQAGISGSSRLGHRVILAGQAGVVGHIEIGSDSMIGAQSGVARSLPEKSRVSGSPAISHKLWLRIQTILGDLPGILGRLRSLERKGGTPGDSAEGRDDHE, encoded by the coding sequence ATGATTCTTTCCGAGATCGCCTCTCTCGTCGGGGGACATCTCACAGGGCCGGAATCCGCTTTTGACAAACAGATTCTCGGGGTCCGCTCGATGCTGGAGGCCGGACCCCAGGACCTGACTTTTCTTGCCAACCCCAAGTATCGGGGAGAACTGTCCAAAATTCAGGCCGGGGCCATTCTTCTTTCCGAACCTTCCCCGGGGCTCTCCATCCCTCAAATCGTTGTGCCTGATCCCTATCTTGCTCTCGCGCGCGTTATGCAGGTTTTTTACCCTTTGCCCTCTCCCCGGCAGGGAGTCCATCCCCAGGCCCACATATCCGGGAATGTTTTTATTGAGGATCCGGTGGAGGTGGGACCCGCGGCCGTTATTCTGGAAGGAAGCCGGATCGGTGCTGGAACGGTCATTGGTCCAGGGGTTTTTATCGGCGCCCGTGTTGTGATCGGAAAAGGATGCTATCTCCATCCGGGGGTTGTTGTCCGGGAGGATTGTCGTATCGGAAACAGGGTGATCATACAGCCCAATGCCGTGATCGGTTCGGACGGTTTCGGATATGCGGCGGATCCCCAGGGCCATCGCCATAAAATTCCGCAGATCGGACGGGTGACAATCGGAGATGATGTCGAAATCGGGGCAAATACCACGATCGACCGGGCAACATTTGGGGAGACGGTGATTGGCGCTGGAACGAAAATCGACAATCTTGTCCAGATCGCCCATAATGTCCGAATCGGAGAAGATTGTGTCATTGTTGCCCAGGCCGGTATTTCCGGATCCAGCCGGCTGGGACATCGTGTTATTCTGGCCGGTCAAGCGGGTGTGGTGGGCCATATCGAAATCGGGAGCGACTCGATGATTGGTGCCCAATCCGGTGTTGCCAGAAGCTTGCCGGAGAAATCGCGTGTTTCGGGTTCGCCGGCTATTTCCCATAAACTGTGGCTTCGTATTCAGACCATTCTGGGCGATCTCCCGGGAATTTTGGGGAGACTCCGTTCGCTTGAGAGAAAGGGGGGAACACCCGGTGACTCTGCTGAAGGAAGGGACGATCATGAATGA
- the bamA gene encoding outer membrane protein assembly factor BamA, with product MNNRNVVVFLLTFFLVGVTGLIFFPSYGWSATDSNDAIIVKKIVFEGNRRIDISTIRDKVHTHVGDIYSDSSVRADLKNLYVTGYFSQIRIYAEGYEGGIKLIYVLTERPTIEKISFVGNSAKSSGDLRKKLTLLPASFYDGNQVHENVERIKAVYRKAGYYNSQVIPLLKRLGRKKVQLIFLIREGGQTKIREVDFSGNRKFPATILQKQIKTKPYFWLTSWWTDAGIYKKTEVAKDIDRLRNFYLNHGYINVGIGQPKISFFNHKKSMRVTFPIQEGKQFRIGSVNVTGNKLFSRKRLMKEIKMKPPKVFSRKLLQQDITTLTKLYGHKGYAFAIVTPQVVPDLDKRTVALTYSVTEGGLVHIRRINIAGNELTRDKVIRRVLGVQESDIMDTSALQDSYRNLQNLGFFSNVQIVPQQVGKNLVDLNVKVKEKPTGTFSLGGGYSTLFGVMGMATIAQNNIFGTGDSVSLSGELGGFITMYSLTITDPWFMDTPTAASLSFFDTFMDYFTYWNSAIGGSVTLTRRFGYYFSTSLSWLLESEQIFLVAPTVQQVQQAPILAPFIQQVGYWTQTGPSIGISYDRRDNYMNPHSGYHLWGNLGVYGGTFGGDTSFYSATGNGTLYLPVTQRTTLSFHVAIGDEEPLGPDGFIPVWDRFYVGGIYSNRGYNFGFAGPMPFGYLVGGNKELIFNMDYTWPIFPKFGFYGDVFFDDSGEYLPGQPITLSGFAWPATGFGIMWNSPMGPLTLDLGWPLVNNAQMQAFPGNYPGPVVNFEMGSLYGG from the coding sequence TTGAACAACCGGAATGTTGTTGTCTTTTTACTTACGTTTTTTCTTGTCGGTGTGACTGGTCTTATTTTTTTTCCGTCATACGGTTGGTCTGCAACGGACAGCAACGACGCTATTATTGTCAAAAAAATTGTATTTGAAGGAAATCGCCGGATTGATATCAGTACGATCCGGGACAAGGTCCACACGCATGTCGGAGACATTTACTCCGACTCTTCCGTTCGGGCGGATCTCAAAAATCTCTATGTGACCGGCTATTTTTCCCAGATCCGGATATATGCGGAAGGCTATGAGGGCGGGATCAAGCTGATCTATGTCCTGACCGAACGTCCGACGATCGAGAAAATCTCCTTTGTCGGAAATTCGGCAAAGTCCTCCGGCGATCTCCGGAAAAAACTGACGCTCCTTCCGGCCTCTTTCTACGATGGCAACCAGGTGCATGAAAATGTCGAACGCATCAAGGCTGTCTATCGGAAAGCCGGATATTATAATTCCCAGGTCATTCCCCTGTTGAAGCGCCTCGGACGCAAGAAAGTCCAGCTGATCTTCCTGATTCGCGAAGGGGGGCAGACCAAGATCCGGGAAGTCGATTTTTCAGGTAACAGGAAATTTCCGGCAACCATCCTGCAGAAACAGATCAAGACCAAGCCATACTTCTGGCTGACAAGCTGGTGGACGGATGCAGGGATCTACAAAAAAACCGAAGTCGCCAAAGATATTGACCGTCTGCGCAACTTTTACCTGAATCACGGGTATATCAATGTCGGGATCGGACAACCGAAGATTTCTTTCTTCAATCACAAAAAGTCGATGCGGGTCACCTTTCCGATCCAGGAGGGCAAGCAGTTCCGGATCGGTTCGGTCAATGTGACGGGGAACAAGCTTTTTTCCCGCAAGCGACTCATGAAAGAAATCAAGATGAAGCCTCCGAAAGTGTTTTCACGGAAGCTTCTCCAGCAGGATATCACAACGTTGACGAAGCTTTACGGACACAAGGGATATGCGTTTGCGATCGTGACGCCCCAGGTTGTTCCCGATCTCGATAAAAGAACGGTTGCCCTGACCTATTCCGTCACGGAAGGCGGCCTTGTGCATATTCGCCGGATCAATATCGCGGGGAACGAACTGACCCGCGATAAAGTGATCCGGCGGGTCCTGGGGGTTCAGGAGTCGGACATCATGGATACCAGCGCCCTGCAGGACAGCTACCGGAATCTTCAGAATCTGGGCTTTTTTTCGAATGTGCAGATCGTTCCCCAGCAGGTCGGAAAAAATCTGGTCGACCTGAATGTGAAAGTAAAGGAAAAGCCCACAGGAACTTTTTCCCTCGGCGGTGGCTATAGTACCCTGTTCGGTGTCATGGGTATGGCAACGATCGCACAGAACAATATTTTCGGGACGGGGGACTCGGTGTCTCTGTCCGGCGAGCTGGGCGGGTTTATCACGATGTACTCCCTGACGATCACGGACCCGTGGTTCATGGATACCCCGACGGCGGCGTCGCTCTCCTTCTTTGATACGTTCATGGATTATTTTACTTACTGGAACAGCGCAATCGGTGGTTCGGTGACCCTGACGCGCCGTTTCGGCTATTATTTTTCGACAAGCCTTTCCTGGCTCCTGGAGTCCGAGCAGATTTTCCTCGTTGCCCCGACGGTCCAACAGGTGCAGCAGGCTCCCATCTTGGCTCCCTTTATCCAGCAAGTCGGCTACTGGACCCAGACCGGACCCTCGATCGGTATTTCCTATGACCGCAGGGACAATTACATGAATCCGCATTCCGGATATCATCTGTGGGGAAATCTCGGTGTTTACGGAGGGACCTTCGGAGGAGACACGTCTTTCTATTCGGCAACCGGAAACGGGACTCTCTATCTGCCGGTCACCCAAAGGACGACATTGTCGTTCCATGTGGCGATCGGCGATGAGGAACCTCTTGGTCCGGACGGCTTTATCCCGGTCTGGGACCGGTTCTATGTCGGCGGTATTTATTCGAACCGGGGATACAACTTCGGTTTTGCCGGTCCGATGCCATTCGGTTATCTTGTTGGAGGAAACAAGGAACTGATTTTCAATATGGACTATACATGGCCGATCTTTCCGAAGTTCGGTTTCTACGGCGATGTCTTTTTCGACGATTCGGGAGAATACCTACCGGGTCAACCCATTACTTTAAGCGGTTTTGCCTGGCCTGCAACCGGTTTCGGTATCATGTGGAATTCGCCCATGGGACCGTTGACACTCGATCTGGGTTGGCCACTTGTCAACAATGCCCAGATGCAGGCTTTCCCGGGGAACTACCCGGGTCCCGTCGTCAACTTTGAGATGGGTTCCCTCTATGGAGGGTGA
- a CDS encoding site-specific integrase, translated as MAMFRKRSGSWQALVKRKVLGQIGRTFDTKADAEAWARQVETEVDRKTYVDRSESENTTLGEAIERYQNEITPLKKGARQEISKIRNIKSSFLSKMSLASIRGKDIAEYRDFRLKSVSNGTVRHELVIISHLFNIATKEWGLAGLENPVSKVRIPRIPQGRDRRLLPGELERIDQASESLFLSKIVRFALETAMRQSEIAGMDWNMVNIKKKTLTLGETKNGERRIVPLSKDAIDILSGLPRNINGMVWNLTSHAISVAFRRAVTRARQTYIHEMFSAKKKPDAKYLLDLNFHDLRHEATSRFFEMGLATEKVMTITGHKTYQMLKRYTHLKPENLADELDLLKQQHSRNP; from the coding sequence ATGGCGATGTTCCGAAAACGTTCCGGTTCGTGGCAGGCTCTCGTCAAAAGGAAGGTCCTCGGGCAGATCGGACGGACGTTCGACACGAAAGCCGATGCGGAAGCGTGGGCACGTCAAGTCGAAACCGAAGTGGACCGGAAGACTTACGTCGATCGAAGCGAATCAGAAAACACCACACTGGGTGAGGCGATCGAACGGTATCAGAACGAGATCACCCCTCTCAAAAAAGGTGCGCGACAGGAAATTTCAAAAATCCGCAACATCAAGAGTTCCTTTCTTTCAAAAATGTCTTTGGCCAGTATTCGCGGAAAAGATATCGCAGAATACCGGGACTTTCGCCTGAAAAGTGTTTCCAATGGAACGGTCCGACACGAACTGGTCATCATTTCTCACCTGTTCAATATCGCAACAAAAGAATGGGGTTTAGCCGGACTGGAAAATCCCGTATCGAAAGTCCGTATTCCACGGATTCCGCAAGGTCGAGACCGCCGTCTTCTCCCGGGAGAGTTGGAGCGCATTGATCAAGCCAGCGAATCCCTTTTCTTGAGTAAGATCGTTCGCTTTGCACTGGAAACCGCCATGCGTCAATCCGAAATTGCCGGAATGGACTGGAACATGGTAAACATCAAAAAGAAAACACTAACACTTGGCGAAACAAAAAACGGAGAACGGCGAATCGTTCCACTTTCCAAGGACGCGATCGATATTCTTTCCGGTCTTCCACGAAACATCAATGGGATGGTATGGAATCTCACTTCACATGCGATTTCTGTCGCTTTTCGACGCGCCGTTACCCGGGCGAGACAAACCTACATCCATGAGATGTTTAGCGCGAAAAAGAAACCAGACGCCAAATATCTTCTCGATCTCAATTTTCATGATTTACGACATGAAGCGACATCCCGGTTTTTCGAGATGGGATTGGCGACCGAGAAGGTGATGACGATTACCGGACACAAGACTTACCAGATGTTAAAAAGGTATACCCACCTGAAACCTGAAAATCTCGCGGATGAACTCGATCTTCTAAAACAGCAACATTCCCGAAATCCCTGA
- the fabZ gene encoding 3-hydroxyacyl-ACP dehydratase FabZ: MNDVSSGLNIQEILDILPHRYPFLLVDRILEVEPGKRIVGVKNVTINEPFFVGHFPGFPIMPGVLLIEAMAQVGGILAICSGQEKTGCIPYFMGIDRARFRHPAGPGDTLVITLTTRNVRGSSWKMEGEIRVGEKRICEAEIMAMIRPAPPKQTKKDVSPEENA, translated from the coding sequence ATGAATGATGTGTCATCCGGGCTGAATATTCAGGAGATCCTGGACATTCTTCCCCACCGGTACCCTTTTCTTCTGGTGGACAGGATCCTCGAAGTGGAGCCAGGAAAACGGATTGTCGGGGTAAAAAACGTCACGATAAACGAACCGTTTTTTGTCGGACATTTCCCGGGATTTCCCATCATGCCGGGGGTCCTTCTGATTGAGGCCATGGCGCAGGTGGGAGGGATCCTGGCGATTTGTTCCGGACAGGAGAAGACCGGTTGCATCCCCTACTTCATGGGGATTGATCGCGCGCGTTTTCGTCACCCGGCGGGCCCCGGAGATACACTCGTCATCACTTTGACCACCCGGAACGTCCGGGGAAGCTCCTGGAAGATGGAAGGGGAAATCCGCGTCGGCGAAAAACGGATCTGTGAGGCGGAGATCATGGCCATGATCCGTCCCGCTCCGCCGAAGCAGACAAAAAAGGATGTGTCTCCGGAGGAAAACGCGTGA